In one window of Marinifilum sp. JC120 DNA:
- a CDS encoding alpha-2-macroglobulin family protein, which translates to MDRGPTPFKDKKNIIIALLLMICIIQAAGLLKTKHDSVSARMDSGEGVKVTDVSLDSQGYSQLLLAFDMPIGPEVPSFALKKAPATITPEVKGEWRWINPYALRFTADPAFKGDTSFTIELKPENFLLSGQRLDGEKTFKVQTGSFGVKEIGMRTEPVAGQGRKVRIEGHINFSNYVTPENTLKNISLTGPDGKDVPLSITTNYDDYYQRFVSAPVEKEVEPKTYVLKINKDLPDGRGAMVLGKDYEKKIEVVFNPVLGYSGYKAASSLSGARVELGFSSPVIPAKGLEMLSIKPAVKVSAAASGKKLILSGSFEPGKKYSVALKKGLAAADGALLEKSITENIIIPDIAPTADFSSAGMFLSESGYKTLGIDTVNTREVNVTVDRVFPNNLFSLFTHYGYMAFDPSTYGGGISAALGNRIFSGKIKTSAKKNVKKTTPLSVKSFIAEGGKGLYRIAATVPGKGQGVQRWVMITDLGVVAKQGDKETLFWISSLSNLKPVVDAKVQLISNRNQIMATGTTNSRGMLIIKKKDMSKDLGRPYMAVVTRKNDMTFMLMDRFATDRSGLDIAGQRLSPKGLTAFTYGERNLYRPGETVKGVAVVRDRKLEPPKKMPVVLIYSDQRGRELFRRTAHTDDQGLVEFKRAIPDYSPTGQFNIKLLAGNERIGNFRYSVEDFMPDRISAEIITTKTASVGQNLDFEVEGRYLFGPPAENLPVSARAMLEPVEFKPEGYEAYRFNTDKSTFKPREILKTEAKLNESGKFSFSVPIPASIKSDSAIQARLTARVSETGGRGVTATKTDPVRISKFYPGLKRLTKQGYEQGESVKLDYVTLTPEGDKTKAGKLLMKLYRDRWQTIVRATPSGSYKYVTERDPQLLETREISAKDAIGTFKVSPPEFGSYRVILSDPESGVSAQADFFCGGWGYSPWALENPARLEIIPTRKGDYKPGEMAQYQIRTPFAGRMLIAIEDNSIRWTKTLEVKGNTATIKVPVQKGISPNAYVTATLIRSVNKLEAGSSARAVGAVPLFVDRESNRLGIDITCPKTTRPERTVALQINTKPGAKLTIAAVDEGILRLSGQKTPSPFDYFYAKRALAVRWSDTFGLLMPDAGPINKAVAGGGMELAMMKQFAGSSAIRRVKPVTFWSGIITADKHGKAIFNAEIPEFSGALRIMAVVSDGRKFGSASKIMTVRSPLMVTPTLPRFLAPDEIFDIPVSVRNDTPQDGKFNITVSTNGSLQNKMGLEGFIVPQGRQKTAFFKTQTEADLGPAAFKFSAEGNNEIAETSIDLNIRAALPVQRSSQSGFMKDKSTKLSAKLESMRPATIERTLLIGNQPMLRLTGKLDYLLHYPYGCAEQTVSQAFPLLKFPELARELSPQSFDKESPQYMVQSALSRLSMMQTSDGGFSMWPGGHRSEPWVSVYVLHFLQQAAISGYQVDSMLLSRAKRYAATNYADTIREGYSYRLPCYAQYVLARSGKVMHGPMNYLREQKAADMDKLSLTLLAGAFAASGDMAAYRELISAKPAAVKGKDKDQLFSSEVRDLALELLVRMEADRKDGAIPQLANKLYNLMADDGRNVTQDNALGFLALGTFFGQTKSAPHPAGKIMSGGKELASFETSGTAQVTVKGNADLSIELDSTPEEGTFVWAVNSRAVPTIESWKSYSNGLEIKREFLTRDGEPLDINSIKQGQLVAMRTVVSSTAKPVSNAVISCLLPSGLEPENTKLATREDLPWIDKGNVRPDHVDIRDDRVLVFSSIPAKGKVENVTLLRAVTRGEFKVPPVQVEGMYDPEKSAATALGKMIIK; encoded by the coding sequence ATGGACAGAGGACCGACCCCGTTCAAGGATAAAAAAAACATCATCATCGCCCTACTGCTCATGATATGCATCATTCAGGCGGCTGGTTTACTCAAAACCAAACACGATTCCGTATCCGCTAGAATGGATTCCGGGGAAGGGGTAAAAGTAACTGACGTAAGCCTCGACAGTCAGGGCTATTCGCAGTTGCTGCTGGCCTTTGACATGCCCATCGGCCCGGAAGTTCCCTCCTTTGCTCTGAAAAAAGCCCCGGCCACTATCACCCCGGAAGTGAAAGGGGAATGGCGCTGGATCAATCCCTATGCTCTACGCTTTACTGCCGACCCGGCTTTCAAGGGCGACACCAGCTTCACCATAGAACTGAAACCGGAAAATTTTCTGCTCAGCGGCCAGAGACTTGATGGCGAAAAAACTTTCAAAGTGCAGACCGGAAGTTTCGGGGTCAAAGAAATCGGTATGCGTACCGAGCCTGTAGCGGGTCAGGGACGCAAAGTCCGTATAGAGGGGCACATCAATTTCAGTAATTATGTAACCCCGGAAAATACACTAAAAAATATTTCTCTGACCGGACCGGACGGCAAAGATGTCCCCTTAAGCATCACCACCAATTATGATGACTACTACCAGCGTTTTGTAAGCGCACCCGTGGAAAAGGAAGTAGAACCCAAAACATACGTCCTTAAAATAAACAAAGACCTTCCTGACGGCCGCGGAGCCATGGTTCTGGGCAAAGATTATGAAAAGAAAATCGAAGTAGTTTTCAACCCTGTACTCGGATACTCAGGCTACAAGGCCGCAAGCTCCCTTTCCGGGGCAAGAGTGGAATTGGGATTTTCCAGTCCGGTTATCCCGGCAAAGGGGCTTGAGATGCTGAGCATCAAACCCGCCGTCAAGGTTTCAGCTGCCGCGTCCGGTAAAAAACTGATCCTTTCCGGCTCATTCGAACCGGGTAAAAAATATTCCGTAGCTCTGAAAAAAGGTCTTGCCGCTGCTGACGGGGCTTTGCTTGAAAAGAGCATCACTGAAAATATCATCATCCCGGACATAGCACCCACAGCCGATTTCTCCTCCGCCGGCATGTTTCTCTCTGAATCCGGCTACAAAACCCTTGGGATAGATACCGTCAACACCCGCGAAGTGAACGTCACCGTGGACCGGGTATTTCCCAACAACCTTTTCTCACTCTTCACCCATTACGGCTACATGGCCTTTGATCCCAGCACTTACGGCGGCGGAATTTCCGCAGCTCTGGGAAACCGTATTTTCTCCGGCAAAATCAAGACTTCCGCTAAAAAGAACGTAAAAAAGACCACCCCGCTCTCAGTGAAAAGCTTTATTGCCGAAGGAGGCAAAGGTCTTTACCGCATAGCGGCGACTGTTCCGGGCAAAGGCCAGGGAGTGCAACGCTGGGTCATGATCACCGACCTCGGCGTGGTCGCCAAGCAAGGCGACAAAGAAACCCTGTTCTGGATTTCCTCACTTTCCAATCTCAAGCCCGTGGTTGATGCCAAGGTACAGCTGATCAGCAACCGCAACCAGATAATGGCAACCGGGACCACTAATTCACGGGGCATGCTGATCATCAAGAAAAAAGACATGAGTAAGGACCTCGGCCGCCCGTACATGGCTGTGGTCACCCGCAAAAATGACATGACTTTCATGCTCATGGACCGCTTTGCCACTGATCGCTCCGGGCTGGACATAGCCGGACAGCGGCTCTCACCCAAGGGGCTGACCGCTTTCACTTACGGAGAACGCAATCTCTACCGTCCCGGCGAAACCGTTAAAGGCGTAGCTGTGGTCCGCGACCGCAAACTTGAGCCGCCTAAGAAAATGCCCGTAGTCCTGATCTATTCCGACCAGCGCGGACGGGAACTTTTCCGCCGCACTGCGCATACCGATGATCAGGGTTTGGTTGAATTCAAACGAGCCATCCCCGACTACTCGCCTACCGGACAGTTCAACATCAAACTGCTCGCAGGTAATGAACGTATCGGTAACTTCCGCTATTCCGTGGAAGATTTCATGCCTGACCGCATCAGCGCGGAAATTATCACCACCAAAACAGCTTCTGTGGGGCAGAATCTTGATTTCGAGGTGGAAGGCCGCTACCTGTTCGGACCTCCGGCTGAGAATCTTCCAGTCAGCGCACGGGCAATGCTCGAACCTGTGGAATTCAAACCTGAAGGATACGAAGCTTATCGATTCAACACCGATAAAAGCACCTTCAAACCTCGTGAGATTTTGAAGACTGAAGCCAAGCTTAACGAGTCCGGCAAGTTTTCCTTCTCGGTTCCTATCCCTGCGTCCATCAAGTCCGATTCAGCTATTCAGGCTAGGCTTACCGCACGGGTCAGCGAAACCGGAGGACGCGGAGTAACAGCGACTAAGACCGATCCGGTACGTATTTCAAAATTCTATCCCGGCCTGAAAAGATTGACCAAGCAAGGCTATGAACAAGGCGAGTCCGTTAAGCTCGACTACGTGACCCTGACCCCGGAAGGCGATAAGACCAAGGCCGGAAAGCTGCTCATGAAGCTTTACCGTGACCGTTGGCAGACCATTGTCCGGGCCACCCCGTCCGGTTCATATAAATATGTTACCGAGCGTGACCCGCAATTGCTAGAGACCCGCGAAATATCCGCCAAGGATGCTATCGGAACATTCAAAGTCAGCCCGCCGGAATTCGGCAGCTACCGGGTAATCCTCAGCGATCCCGAATCCGGTGTTTCCGCACAGGCGGACTTTTTCTGCGGCGGCTGGGGTTATTCCCCGTGGGCCTTAGAAAATCCGGCCCGACTTGAGATCATCCCCACCCGCAAGGGTGACTACAAACCCGGCGAAATGGCCCAGTACCAGATTCGCACTCCCTTTGCCGGACGCATGCTGATCGCCATTGAAGATAACTCCATTCGCTGGACCAAAACTCTTGAGGTTAAGGGCAACACTGCCACCATCAAAGTTCCGGTGCAAAAAGGAATCAGCCCCAATGCATACGTAACCGCCACCCTGATCCGCTCGGTGAACAAGCTTGAAGCAGGTTCCAGCGCACGGGCAGTGGGCGCGGTGCCTTTGTTTGTGGATCGCGAAAGCAACAGGCTCGGTATCGATATAACCTGTCCCAAGACAACCCGTCCTGAACGGACCGTAGCCCTGCAAATAAATACCAAACCCGGCGCAAAACTGACTATTGCCGCGGTAGACGAAGGCATCCTGCGCCTCTCCGGGCAGAAAACACCCAGCCCCTTCGACTACTTCTACGCCAAGCGTGCCCTTGCTGTGCGCTGGTCCGATACCTTCGGGCTGCTCATGCCTGATGCCGGACCTATCAATAAGGCCGTTGCAGGCGGCGGCATGGAACTGGCTATGATGAAGCAATTTGCAGGCAGTTCCGCCATCCGCAGAGTCAAGCCGGTCACCTTTTGGTCCGGGATCATCACTGCGGATAAGCATGGTAAGGCCATCTTCAATGCCGAGATCCCCGAATTCAGCGGTGCTTTGCGCATCATGGCTGTAGTCAGTGACGGCAGAAAATTCGGCTCGGCCTCGAAAATCATGACCGTGCGTTCACCGCTCATGGTAACACCGACCCTGCCCCGTTTCCTTGCCCCGGATGAAATATTCGATATCCCGGTCAGCGTACGCAACGACACCCCGCAAGACGGCAAGTTCAATATAACTGTGTCGACCAACGGATCCTTGCAGAATAAAATGGGGCTTGAAGGTTTCATCGTACCGCAAGGCAGACAGAAGACCGCTTTCTTCAAAACTCAGACTGAAGCGGACCTCGGTCCGGCAGCCTTCAAATTCTCAGCTGAAGGCAACAATGAAATAGCCGAAACCAGCATTGATCTGAACATCCGCGCGGCTCTGCCTGTGCAGCGTTCATCCCAGTCCGGTTTCATGAAAGATAAATCAACCAAGCTTTCAGCAAAACTTGAAAGCATGAGGCCCGCCACCATCGAGCGCACACTGCTTATCGGTAACCAGCCCATGCTTCGCCTTACCGGGAAGCTCGATTATCTGCTTCATTATCCTTACGGATGCGCGGAGCAGACCGTATCTCAGGCATTTCCGCTGCTGAAATTCCCTGAACTGGCCCGCGAGCTTTCGCCTCAGTCTTTTGATAAAGAATCCCCGCAATACATGGTTCAGTCCGCCCTGAGCAGGCTGTCCATGATGCAGACATCCGACGGTGGTTTTTCCATGTGGCCCGGCGGACATCGTTCCGAGCCGTGGGTATCCGTCTACGTGCTGCATTTTCTGCAACAGGCCGCCATTTCCGGTTATCAGGTGGATAGTATGCTCTTAAGCCGGGCAAAACGCTATGCTGCAACAAACTACGCTGACACCATCCGCGAGGGCTATTCCTACCGTCTGCCCTGCTACGCCCAGTATGTGCTGGCCCGTTCCGGCAAGGTCATGCACGGTCCCATGAACTACCTGCGCGAACAAAAAGCAGCGGACATGGATAAGCTTTCCCTAACCCTGCTTGCTGGAGCCTTTGCCGCTTCCGGTGACATGGCAGCCTATCGGGAACTTATCTCGGCCAAACCTGCCGCAGTAAAAGGTAAGGACAAGGATCAGCTGTTCAGCTCGGAAGTACGTGATCTAGCACTTGAACTTTTGGTGCGCATGGAAGCTGACCGCAAGGACGGAGCCATCCCGCAGCTTGCCAACAAGCTTTACAATCTCATGGCTGACGATGGACGCAATGTGACTCAGGACAATGCTCTTGGTTTCCTTGCGCTGGGCACTTTCTTCGGACAGACCAAGTCCGCGCCGCATCCGGCAGGAAAGATCATGAGTGGTGGTAAGGAGCTTGCTTCATTTGAAACCAGCGGAACCGCGCAGGTTACGGTTAAAGGCAATGCGGATCTTTCCATTGAGTTGGATTCCACGCCCGAAGAAGGAACTTTTGTCTGGGCAGTTAACAGCCGCGCAGTACCGACCATCGAAAGTTGGAAGTCTTATTCCAACGGGCTTGAAATCAAACGCGAGTTTCTGACCCGCGACGGTGAGCCGCTGGACATAAACTCCATTAAGCAGGGTCAACTTGTTGCCATGCGCACTGTGGTCAGTTCCACAGCCAAGCCTGTATCCAATGCGGTGATCAGTTGTCTGTTACCGTCCGGTCTGGAACCGGAGAACACCAAACTTGCCACCCGCGAGGATTTACCATGGATCGACAAAGGCAATGTTCGCCCCGACCATGTAGATATTCGCGATGACCGGGTACTTGTATTCTCGTCTATCCCTGCAAAGGGCAAGGTTGAGAACGTGACCCTGCTGCGGGCCGTGACCCGTGGGGAGTTCAAAGTACCTCCGGTGCAGGTGGAAGGGATGTATGATCCTGAAAAGTCCGCAGCTACCGCGCTTGGTAAGATGATTATTAAATAG
- a CDS encoding PAS domain S-box protein, giving the protein MKSIVTILSRSILALCFSSIIIFGGITIYFMSSNYQKELHEAENETMGSVENSLKKEISQMQDYIKFSRDTARTASLKSIKNSIMEAHSLAMNLYGTYKNTMPEDELKELIKTTLQAMIYDYDDSYLFIVGMDGVLKLHTEAPNTTGNNVLNAKTSDNRYILKEMIRLADKRGEGYIDYLWPKPGASKKPYEKTSFIKLFEPYQWILGTGNYQDTITQRTQEHVLKRLNKLNSGGDEYFAGTFGGVSLLGKNKGKSIMKLKSSDGVHIVQEFIKAAKLGGRFVTYRSPSVSSSFKTYKRTSYCETVPGWNWILGASINIDQLEDVLQQKKDQLWNTLLLHLAAVLTLVILHSLIVLIFAERFKRVLTDNFNSFENFFRKGTYSTLKIDRSRIDFTEFDNMAELANNMIDSRESAKSELLKSEITYREIFNATKDAIGVLDIDKKIFTDVNQTFLDFFGMKRTEAIGMGPEAISFNSPPYDSKYAAELFNKALSGESVHFEWMVKKITGEAFWTDNLARVASIGGQKKLLIVMRNITERRKMQKLMVQTEKMMSIGGLAAGMAHEINNPLGIIMQVTQNIIRRTSPTLKSNIPVAEKCDIDLDNLRNYMDKRGINEYLRSIQDAGTRAAAIVKSMLEFSRKSNSSKSSGTIEPVIETALSLAANDYDFKKKYDFKKIKIIRDFNSSPMFNFTEMEIRQVIFSLIKNAAQALMERQKGDKIPTITIRTSSDENFVRVEIEDNGPGINQKELERIFEPFYSTKEPGIGTGLGLSVSYYIITQNHGGTISADSNPGEGTRFTISLPILT; this is encoded by the coding sequence ATGAAAAGTATAGTCACCATACTCTCCCGCTCCATACTGGCTCTCTGCTTTTCGTCGATAATTATTTTCGGCGGCATTACCATATATTTCATGAGTTCCAATTACCAGAAAGAGCTACACGAAGCAGAAAACGAAACTATGGGCAGTGTGGAAAATTCCCTTAAAAAAGAAATTTCACAAATGCAGGACTACATTAAATTCAGCCGCGACACAGCCAGAACCGCAAGCCTCAAGAGTATCAAAAATTCCATTATGGAAGCACACAGCCTGGCCATGAACCTATATGGAACATACAAAAATACCATGCCTGAAGATGAACTCAAGGAACTCATCAAGACAACCCTACAGGCCATGATTTATGATTATGATGATTCATATCTTTTCATTGTCGGAATGGACGGAGTGCTAAAACTGCACACCGAAGCGCCAAACACAACAGGAAACAATGTCCTGAACGCTAAAACATCCGACAATAGGTATATTTTGAAAGAAATGATCCGACTCGCTGATAAACGCGGAGAAGGATACATAGACTACCTGTGGCCTAAACCCGGTGCTTCAAAAAAACCTTACGAAAAAACCTCTTTCATAAAACTATTTGAACCTTACCAATGGATACTTGGCACAGGAAATTACCAGGATACCATAACCCAGCGCACTCAAGAGCATGTTCTAAAACGGCTGAACAAATTGAACTCAGGCGGCGATGAATACTTTGCCGGAACTTTCGGGGGAGTATCACTCCTAGGTAAAAACAAAGGCAAAAGTATCATGAAGCTTAAAAGCTCGGACGGGGTACACATTGTTCAGGAATTCATCAAAGCCGCCAAATTAGGAGGGCGATTCGTTACATACAGAAGCCCGTCAGTCTCATCCAGCTTCAAGACATACAAAAGAACAAGTTATTGCGAAACAGTTCCGGGGTGGAACTGGATTCTCGGAGCAAGCATTAATATTGACCAATTGGAGGATGTACTCCAACAAAAAAAAGACCAGCTATGGAACACTTTGCTGCTGCATTTGGCCGCGGTACTGACCCTTGTTATTCTGCACTCGCTTATAGTCCTGATCTTTGCTGAGCGCTTCAAACGGGTCTTAACTGATAATTTCAATTCATTTGAAAACTTTTTCCGCAAGGGAACTTACTCCACATTGAAAATTGACCGCTCACGGATTGACTTCACCGAATTCGATAACATGGCTGAACTGGCCAATAATATGATCGACAGCCGAGAATCCGCTAAAAGCGAACTCCTCAAATCTGAAATAACCTATCGCGAAATATTCAACGCTACCAAGGATGCCATCGGAGTTCTGGATATCGATAAAAAAATATTCACAGATGTAAACCAAACCTTTCTGGATTTCTTCGGCATGAAGAGAACCGAAGCCATCGGAATGGGACCGGAAGCAATAAGTTTCAACAGCCCACCATACGACAGCAAGTATGCCGCTGAGTTATTCAACAAGGCCCTCTCCGGGGAGTCCGTTCATTTCGAATGGATGGTTAAAAAAATAACAGGCGAAGCTTTCTGGACTGACAACCTCGCACGGGTGGCATCCATCGGCGGTCAGAAGAAACTGCTTATAGTAATGCGTAACATCACCGAACGCAGAAAAATGCAAAAACTCATGGTTCAGACAGAAAAAATGATGTCCATCGGCGGACTGGCCGCAGGCATGGCCCATGAAATCAACAATCCACTGGGAATCATCATGCAGGTAACCCAGAATATTATCCGCAGGACCTCCCCAACACTCAAAAGCAATATTCCGGTTGCGGAGAAATGCGACATAGATCTGGATAATCTACGAAACTACATGGATAAAAGAGGCATAAACGAATACTTGCGCAGTATTCAGGATGCGGGAACACGCGCTGCTGCGATAGTAAAATCAATGCTGGAATTCAGCCGGAAAAGTAATTCATCTAAATCTTCGGGAACTATTGAGCCTGTAATTGAGACCGCCCTGTCGCTGGCCGCCAACGACTATGATTTCAAGAAAAAATATGACTTTAAAAAAATAAAAATTATTCGTGACTTCAATTCATCGCCCATGTTCAACTTTACAGAAATGGAAATTCGTCAAGTAATCTTTAGTCTTATAAAAAATGCAGCGCAAGCACTGATGGAAAGACAAAAGGGAGACAAGATCCCGACCATAACAATCAGAACGTCTTCGGATGAAAATTTTGTACGGGTGGAGATAGAAGATAACGGTCCTGGAATAAATCAGAAAGAATTGGAAAGAATATTCGAGCCTTTCTACTCCACCAAAGAACCGGGAATCGGAACCGGACTTGGGCTTTCTGTTTCCTATTATATCATCACCCAGAATCATGGGGGAACAATCTCTGCGGACTCCAACCCCGGAGAAGGAACCAGATTTACCATCTCCCTGCCGATATTGACTTAG